A portion of the Mesobacillus sp. AQ2 genome contains these proteins:
- the fliI gene encoding flagellar protein export ATPase FliI, whose translation MKAEDLLQHVDSLDSFKRYGRVKRVVGLMIESQGPESSIGDVCFIHVGTKKKRKIQAEVVGFKDENVILMPYTSLHDISPGSLVETTMKPLEIKAGPGLIGKVVDSLGVPLDQSSLPKGLASVPTEQDPPNPLSRPPISEPIEVGVRMIDSLLTVGNGQRVGIFAGSGVGKSTLLGMIARNTTADLNVIGLIGERGREVREFIERDLGPEGLKRSIVVVATSDQPALMRIKGAYTATAIAEYFRDKGLNVMLMMDSVTRVAMAQREVGLAVGEPPTTKGYTPSVFAILSRLLERTGTNEYGSITGFYTVLVDGDDMNEPIADTVRGILDGHFVLDRDLANKGQYPAVNVLKSISRIMNNIVSDDHVKAAERLRELLSTYINSEDLINIGAYKKGTSAEIDEAITRYPQILNFLKQSTNEKVSINESVEALLQLVRKG comes from the coding sequence GTGAAGGCTGAGGATTTATTGCAGCATGTCGACTCGTTGGATAGCTTCAAGCGCTATGGCAGGGTCAAGCGGGTAGTCGGCTTGATGATCGAGTCTCAAGGTCCTGAAAGTTCAATCGGAGATGTTTGTTTTATCCATGTAGGCACAAAGAAGAAACGGAAAATCCAGGCAGAGGTCGTTGGTTTTAAAGATGAAAATGTCATTCTGATGCCTTATACATCTCTTCATGATATCTCGCCTGGAAGTCTAGTGGAAACTACAATGAAACCACTTGAAATAAAAGCTGGACCGGGCTTGATCGGGAAAGTCGTTGATTCTCTGGGAGTCCCATTGGATCAATCCAGTCTTCCGAAAGGACTTGCCTCGGTTCCTACGGAGCAAGATCCACCCAACCCTTTGAGCAGGCCGCCAATCTCAGAACCTATCGAAGTGGGAGTCAGGATGATTGACAGTCTGCTGACAGTTGGCAATGGCCAGCGTGTTGGGATATTCGCGGGTAGTGGCGTTGGGAAAAGTACATTGCTGGGGATGATTGCGAGAAACACCACCGCAGACCTGAATGTCATCGGGCTGATCGGAGAACGTGGAAGGGAAGTAAGGGAGTTCATTGAACGCGACTTAGGGCCTGAAGGTTTAAAGCGTTCGATTGTCGTTGTTGCAACATCAGATCAGCCGGCATTGATGCGGATCAAAGGGGCTTATACGGCAACCGCGATCGCAGAATATTTTCGCGATAAGGGCCTGAATGTCATGCTCATGATGGATTCAGTAACACGAGTCGCGATGGCTCAGCGTGAAGTTGGTCTTGCTGTTGGCGAACCCCCAACCACCAAAGGCTACACTCCGTCGGTGTTCGCGATCCTTTCAAGGCTTCTCGAAAGAACAGGTACCAATGAATATGGGTCAATCACTGGCTTCTATACTGTCCTTGTCGATGGAGATGATATGAATGAGCCGATTGCGGATACGGTCCGGGGAATCCTGGATGGCCATTTTGTACTGGACAGGGACTTAGCCAATAAAGGCCAGTACCCTGCAGTGAATGTCCTGAAAAGTATCAGCAGGATCATGAACAATATTGTCAGCGATGATCATGTCAAGGCTGCTGAGAGATTGAGGGAATTATTAAGCACCTATATAAACTCTGAGGATTTGATCAATATAGGGGCATATAAGAAAGGCACGTCTGCAGAAATCGATGAAGCCATTACCAGATATCCTCAAATACTGAATTTTTTGAAGCAGAGTACGAATGAAAAGGTCTCGATCAATGAGAGTGTGGAGGCTTTATTGCAGCTAGTAAGGAAAGGTTGA
- the fliL gene encoding flagellar basal body-associated protein FliL: MKNNKLVMIMTVMLVAILLVGTVAVVAVMKLKAGDGEKEPSIEEVLEASVDIPEVTTNLASNDFIKISFKIETDGTKAKEELEKRDFQVKNLIIYELSEKKAEELQGKEGKMNLEETLKVKLNDLMQDGKIKKVYITGSLLQ; encoded by the coding sequence ATGAAGAATAATAAACTGGTCATGATTATGACAGTCATGCTGGTAGCCATCCTGCTTGTAGGGACAGTCGCAGTGGTAGCAGTGATGAAGCTTAAAGCTGGTGATGGTGAGAAGGAACCAAGTATTGAAGAGGTGCTGGAGGCTTCGGTAGATATACCGGAGGTAACCACGAACCTTGCATCAAATGACTTCATCAAGATTTCATTCAAAATTGAAACAGATGGAACAAAAGCAAAAGAAGAACTCGAGAAGAGAGATTTCCAGGTTAAGAACCTGATTATCTATGAACTATCCGAGAAAAAGGCAGAAGAACTGCAAGGCAAGGAAGGCAAGATGAACCTTGAAGAAACTCTCAAAGTGAAGTTGAATGACCTGATGCAGGATGGAAAAATCAAGAAGGTCTATATAACAGGTTCTCTACTCCAGTAA
- the fliJ gene encoding flagellar export protein FliJ: MRYQYKFDKILSLKSREMDEAQVVYQDSVKKFEDAAERLYELLKKKEDLESFQSDRLLGGLPVQEIRHHQQFIGNLEKSIAHYQKVVMNARNIMNFQQMQLMEKNKEVKKYEKIKEKDHLQFLANEKYVESRMMDEVSIQQYMNREIR; the protein is encoded by the coding sequence ATGCGTTATCAATACAAATTTGATAAAATCCTATCTCTCAAATCAAGAGAAATGGACGAGGCACAAGTCGTATACCAAGATTCAGTCAAAAAGTTCGAAGATGCAGCTGAAAGACTTTATGAACTTTTAAAGAAAAAAGAGGATCTTGAGAGCTTCCAGTCAGACAGGCTTTTAGGAGGTTTGCCGGTACAGGAAATACGCCACCATCAGCAATTTATCGGCAATCTGGAAAAATCGATTGCGCATTATCAAAAAGTTGTGATGAACGCGAGAAATATAATGAACTTTCAGCAAATGCAACTGATGGAAAAGAACAAGGAAGTCAAAAAGTACGAAAAAATCAAAGAGAAAGACCATCTTCAGTTTCTTGCGAATGAAAAATATGTCGAGAGCAGGATGATGGACGAAGTCTCGATTCAGCAATACATGAACCGGGAAATAAGGTGA
- a CDS encoding MotE family protein, protein MAESMEEKENQRESKFQGFLLVVAIPILFAIVVALVALSFLGINIFETAKDIGGRVPFLSEIVNEDKQPSVEEFQKNIVSLEAEIKDREAKVEQLQSKIESKDTQLKRIELEKTQLQAQIEELTAIKEENKRAFREIVKTYETMSAKNAAAIVSKMDSDEAVKILTNIKPESLAAIMEKLPADVAAKYTEFLTNETESN, encoded by the coding sequence ATGGCAGAGAGCATGGAGGAAAAAGAAAACCAGCGTGAGAGTAAGTTCCAGGGTTTTTTGCTCGTAGTAGCAATACCGATTTTATTTGCGATTGTTGTGGCTTTGGTTGCCCTTTCCTTTCTCGGAATCAATATTTTTGAAACAGCAAAGGATATCGGCGGCAGGGTCCCATTCCTATCAGAAATCGTGAATGAGGATAAGCAGCCTTCAGTTGAGGAGTTCCAAAAAAATATTGTCAGTCTGGAAGCAGAGATAAAGGATCGTGAAGCTAAAGTGGAACAGCTTCAGTCCAAAATCGAAAGCAAAGATACACAGCTGAAAAGGATCGAGCTCGAGAAAACCCAGCTCCAGGCGCAGATAGAGGAATTGACTGCAATCAAGGAAGAAAACAAACGAGCCTTTCGGGAAATTGTCAAAACGTATGAAACGATGTCAGCCAAAAATGCCGCAGCAATTGTTTCTAAAATGGACTCAGATGAAGCGGTAAAGATCCTGACAAATATCAAACCCGAATCACTTGCTGCAATCATGGAAAAGCTTCCGGCAGATGTAGCAGCAAAGTATACGGAATTTTTGACTAACGAAACCGAAAGCAATTAG
- a CDS encoding flagellar hook-length control protein FliK: MEVGGLGFFNSVAAVKQPAAGKSELEGGFAGMMAMVLSGANGSKIAEIPGQDTKALESLADLAGFLNTEDLLDLEDGLKLMESLMADSENLLGKALSHLGISMDQVQQLLQKWPGNNEEKTDNVPEDELLASLAAILAGIANLPKKELAARLDTNDVETIKVLKLYELMSKYADGYESKKTALLKESMQNLEEGLTSLLKPDNRSGQEYIQNRFTQLARELNLLDAKKTNFLEVNSLAETGSSIKADGQTGAVTFLPQMARAEQLTLMMNSPERPVSAEQLMKQFESILSRSQFMNSGGTQKLFIKLFPEHLGSIRVELFQKDQTMMARIITTSGSAKETLESHINGLKQAFAAQNLSVDRIEVTQQQAQQERFLNRDSQQQERQPDTREQEKKEEQGDFNLTFEEALLNTEA; this comes from the coding sequence ATGGAAGTTGGAGGGCTTGGGTTCTTTAATAGTGTCGCAGCCGTAAAACAGCCTGCAGCCGGCAAGAGTGAATTGGAAGGCGGTTTTGCTGGCATGATGGCAATGGTCCTTTCAGGGGCAAATGGCTCAAAGATTGCTGAAATACCAGGACAAGATACAAAAGCATTGGAGAGTCTGGCAGACTTGGCTGGCTTTTTGAACACTGAGGACCTGTTGGATTTGGAAGATGGACTGAAGCTGATGGAATCACTTATGGCAGATTCAGAAAATCTTTTAGGCAAGGCTCTTTCCCATCTGGGAATCAGCATGGACCAAGTTCAGCAGCTGCTTCAGAAATGGCCTGGGAACAATGAGGAAAAGACAGACAATGTTCCGGAAGATGAATTGCTGGCGTCTCTTGCCGCTATCCTGGCTGGAATCGCAAATTTGCCAAAAAAAGAACTCGCCGCCAGGCTTGATACCAATGATGTTGAAACCATCAAGGTTCTAAAGCTGTATGAGCTGATGTCAAAGTATGCTGATGGCTATGAATCTAAGAAAACAGCATTACTGAAGGAGTCAATGCAAAACCTCGAGGAAGGTTTGACTAGTCTTTTAAAGCCTGATAACCGAAGTGGCCAAGAATATATCCAAAATCGATTTACCCAGTTAGCGAGAGAGTTAAACCTGTTAGATGCGAAAAAAACAAATTTTTTAGAGGTTAATAGTTTAGCAGAAACTGGATCGTCGATTAAGGCCGATGGGCAAACAGGGGCTGTCACATTTCTTCCGCAAATGGCAAGAGCTGAGCAGCTTACATTGATGATGAATAGTCCTGAAAGGCCGGTTTCCGCAGAGCAATTAATGAAACAATTCGAATCGATTCTCTCAAGGTCTCAATTCATGAATAGCGGCGGAACACAAAAACTATTCATAAAATTGTTTCCAGAGCACCTGGGCAGCATTCGGGTAGAGTTATTCCAAAAAGACCAGACAATGATGGCCAGAATCATTACTACTTCAGGCAGTGCAAAAGAAACATTGGAATCCCATATTAACGGTCTCAAACAGGCTTTTGCTGCACAAAACCTTTCAGTCGACAGAATCGAAGTTACCCAGCAGCAGGCACAACAAGAACGTTTCCTGAATAGAGATTCCCAGCAGCAGGAAAGACAGCCTGACACCAGGGAACAGGAAAAGAAAGAAGAACAAGGGGATTTTAACCTTACTTTCGAGGAAGCACTGCTAAATACAGAAGCATAG
- a CDS encoding TIGR02530 family flagellar biosynthesis protein, with amino-acid sequence MDKTNFRPIHSLPVNRTNQKPVKANNFTQTPFSLQLQNAIQSKNGLTISKHATERLEQRGISISQEHWNRIEEKVSQAKAKGVSDSLVLLKDAALIVSAKNNTVITAMGRQEAAEQIFTNINGTIVMDN; translated from the coding sequence ATGGATAAAACAAATTTTCGTCCAATTCATTCACTGCCTGTTAACAGGACAAACCAAAAACCTGTGAAAGCCAACAACTTTACGCAAACACCTTTTTCCTTGCAATTGCAAAATGCCATCCAATCGAAGAATGGACTGACCATTAGCAAGCATGCAACTGAACGGCTGGAGCAGCGGGGAATAAGTATTTCCCAGGAGCACTGGAACAGGATAGAGGAGAAAGTCAGTCAGGCGAAGGCCAAGGGCGTGAGTGATTCGCTTGTCCTGCTGAAAGACGCAGCGCTGATTGTCAGTGCGAAAAACAACACCGTCATCACTGCGATGGGAAGGCAGGAAGCGGCAGAACAAATTTTCACCAATATAAATGGAACGATTGTGATGGATAATTAA
- a CDS encoding response regulator: MANKILVVDDAAFMRMMIKDILTKNGFEVVAEAADGAQALEKYKEFQPDLVTMDITMPEMDGITSLKEIKKINPNAKVIMCSAMGQQAMVIDAIQAGAKDFIVKPFQADRVIEAISKTLA, encoded by the coding sequence ATGGCGAACAAAATTTTAGTCGTAGATGATGCGGCTTTCATGAGAATGATGATAAAGGATATTTTGACAAAGAATGGGTTTGAGGTGGTTGCTGAAGCTGCGGATGGAGCCCAGGCGCTTGAGAAATATAAAGAATTTCAGCCAGACCTCGTCACAATGGATATTACCATGCCTGAAATGGATGGGATCACTTCACTGAAGGAGATCAAAAAAATCAATCCGAATGCCAAGGTCATTATGTGTTCTGCAATGGGCCAGCAGGCAATGGTCATTGATGCCATCCAGGCAGGAGCGAAGGATTTCATAGTGAAACCTTTCCAGGCAGATCGTGTTATTGAAGCGATTTCCAAAACATTAGCATAA
- the fliM gene encoding flagellar motor switch protein FliM → MSGEVLSQSEIDALLSALSTGEMDADELKKEQVEKRVKVYDFRRALRFSKDQIRSLTRIHENFARLLTTFFSAQLRTYVNISVASADQIPYEEFIRSIPKMTILNAFDVEPLEGRILMEVNPNIAYAMMDRLLGGRGTSHNKVDSLTEIETKIMSNMFEKAFENFREAWSSISDIDPQLSEFEINPQFLQMVSPNETVVVISLNTTIGEASGMINICIPHVVLEPIIPKLSVKYWMQSDKKQSLPIENAVLQSEIQKADVSITAEIGSSEISIQDFLMLEIGDVIELNQQIDQPLLIKVGDIPKFVGQPGKLNKKLAIQVFDTFKGGDDDGE, encoded by the coding sequence ATGTCGGGAGAGGTATTATCACAGAGTGAAATAGATGCTTTACTGTCCGCCCTGTCAACAGGGGAAATGGATGCGGATGAATTAAAAAAGGAACAAGTAGAAAAAAGGGTGAAAGTATATGATTTCAGGAGAGCGTTGCGCTTTTCAAAGGATCAAATCCGAAGCCTGACCAGGATTCATGAAAACTTTGCCAGGCTGCTGACTACCTTTTTCTCCGCTCAATTAAGGACATATGTCAATATCAGCGTAGCATCGGCAGATCAGATTCCTTATGAGGAATTTATCCGGTCGATTCCTAAGATGACGATATTGAATGCATTCGATGTAGAACCGCTTGAAGGCAGGATTCTCATGGAAGTAAATCCGAACATTGCTTATGCCATGATGGACCGTCTGCTAGGCGGCAGGGGGACAAGCCACAACAAAGTTGACAGTTTGACAGAAATTGAGACAAAAATCATGTCAAATATGTTTGAGAAAGCTTTTGAGAATTTCAGGGAGGCTTGGAGTTCGATTTCGGATATCGATCCGCAGCTTTCGGAATTTGAGATCAACCCGCAATTCTTGCAGATGGTTTCGCCAAATGAAACTGTCGTAGTCATCTCTTTGAATACGACGATCGGGGAAGCGAGCGGAATGATCAATATATGTATACCGCATGTTGTCCTGGAACCGATCATTCCTAAATTGTCAGTGAAATATTGGATGCAATCGGATAAGAAACAAAGCTTGCCAATTGAAAATGCAGTACTGCAGAGTGAGATCCAGAAGGCTGATGTTTCAATTACAGCAGAAATAGGGTCGTCAGAAATATCGATCCAGGATTTCCTGATGCTTGAAATCGGCGATGTAATTGAATTGAATCAGCAGATTGACCAGCCGTTACTGATAAAAGTCGGAGATATCCCTAAATTTGTAGGACAGCCAGGGAAATTGAACAAGAAGTTAGCCATTCAAGTGTTTGATACATTTAAGGGGGGAGACGATGATGGTGAGTGA
- the fliY gene encoding flagellar motor switch phosphatase FliY: MVSDDMLSQDEIDALLRGTSDEAEETENMIDVDDYFSFMERDALGEIGNISFGSSATALSTLLSQKVEINTPTVTVVHKSKLEDEFPDPYVAVQVHYTEGFIGSNMLVIQQNDAAIIADLMLGGDGMNPRELLDEIQLSAVQEAMNQMMGSAATSMSTVFSKRVDISPPNINLLNVVEGEGTESIPEDDILVKVSFSLKIGSLIDSNIMQLLPVTFAKSLVDELLNPGGSGSAQEEETVSQTPQANHAPAAQNNPNEQGQHQNTVQHQGFHQPEYQPQQEQAYYQPHAQQNMPQGFGYNPQPMQPGPQHYGGNVMTGSQPTVQPAVFSSFENVQGQQAETKNLNMLLDIPLQVTVELGRTKRSVKDILELGSGSIIELDKLAGEPVDILVNNRLIAQGEVVVIDENFGVRVTDIISQSDRIKKLK, translated from the coding sequence ATGGTGAGTGATGACATGTTATCTCAAGATGAAATTGATGCGCTTCTCAGAGGGACTTCTGATGAGGCGGAAGAAACAGAAAACATGATTGATGTAGATGACTATTTTTCTTTTATGGAGAGAGATGCCCTTGGTGAAATAGGGAATATTTCATTCGGCAGCTCGGCTACAGCATTATCCACTCTGCTAAGCCAAAAGGTTGAAATAAATACACCTACGGTTACAGTTGTGCACAAGTCTAAACTGGAAGACGAATTCCCGGATCCGTATGTGGCCGTTCAGGTACATTATACTGAAGGATTCATTGGCAGCAATATGCTAGTAATCCAGCAAAATGACGCAGCGATCATCGCTGACTTAATGCTGGGCGGAGATGGCATGAATCCAAGGGAACTGCTAGATGAAATCCAGCTTAGTGCAGTACAAGAGGCGATGAACCAGATGATGGGTTCGGCGGCAACCTCGATGTCAACTGTATTTAGCAAGAGGGTCGATATTTCGCCTCCAAATATCAATTTATTGAATGTAGTTGAAGGAGAAGGAACAGAATCGATTCCTGAAGATGATATTTTAGTTAAGGTATCCTTTTCATTAAAAATTGGCAGTTTAATTGATTCAAACATCATGCAGCTTTTGCCGGTAACCTTCGCGAAAAGCCTTGTTGATGAATTATTGAATCCAGGGGGATCAGGATCGGCCCAGGAGGAAGAGACAGTGTCTCAAACACCGCAGGCCAACCATGCTCCCGCAGCGCAAAACAATCCAAATGAACAAGGGCAGCACCAAAATACTGTTCAACATCAGGGTTTCCATCAGCCGGAATATCAGCCTCAGCAGGAGCAGGCTTATTATCAGCCTCATGCGCAGCAAAATATGCCGCAAGGATTTGGATATAATCCTCAGCCGATGCAGCCTGGGCCGCAGCATTATGGAGGAAATGTGATGACCGGAAGCCAGCCGACGGTCCAGCCCGCAGTCTTCTCCAGTTTCGAGAATGTCCAAGGGCAGCAGGCTGAAACAAAGAACCTTAATATGCTGCTTGATATTCCGTTACAGGTAACTGTGGAATTGGGAAGGACGAAACGTTCGGTAAAGGACATCCTTGAACTAGGGTCCGGATCGATCATTGAACTGGATAAACTGGCAGGAGAGCCTGTTGATATCCTGGTGAACAACCGCTTGATTGCACAAGGGGAAGTAGTGGTCATCGATGAGAACTTTGGAGTCCGGGTTACAGATATTATCAGCCAGAGCGATCGAATTAAAAAATTGAAATAA
- a CDS encoding flagellar FlbD family protein → MIKVTKLNGKSFRLNSLFIETIEAFPDTTITLANGRKYVVRESKNEVTILIKEYYQSIGLLGGRLLEELEHEE, encoded by the coding sequence GTGATAAAAGTAACGAAATTAAATGGTAAATCGTTCAGGCTTAATTCATTATTTATTGAGACAATTGAGGCTTTTCCGGATACGACGATTACTCTAGCCAATGGCCGGAAGTATGTTGTCAGGGAAAGCAAAAATGAAGTAACGATTTTAATCAAGGAATATTACCAGAGTATCGGCCTTTTGGGAGGCCGGTTGTTGGAGGAACTGGAACATGAAGAATAA
- a CDS encoding flagellar biosynthetic protein FliO, whose amino-acid sequence MLRLIRTASAILFLLAALFSPIGLTKAEQLNKSVQDCIKNPDSCEEGQAKTTAKQSGEAQAQEAQVGVSFLDFVRMIFATVFVAALIYFLLKFINKKSMSYKSSQLVENLGGTSLGANRSVQIVKAGNRLLIVGVGENIQLLREIDDPEEYDQVIQEYNNKMEQLIQPSDIVTKLLKRAKKDGSDPQSSNFSALLKSQLNDMASGRKKMLEEIQKKGSKNDE is encoded by the coding sequence TTGTTAAGACTAATCCGAACTGCCTCGGCCATTCTATTCTTATTAGCTGCTCTGTTCAGTCCTATTGGCTTGACAAAGGCAGAGCAGCTGAATAAAAGTGTTCAGGATTGCATTAAAAATCCTGATTCTTGTGAAGAGGGACAGGCAAAAACTACAGCAAAGCAATCAGGTGAAGCACAGGCACAAGAAGCACAGGTAGGAGTAAGTTTCCTGGATTTTGTCAGGATGATTTTTGCTACGGTGTTCGTGGCAGCGTTAATCTATTTCCTTCTCAAATTCATCAATAAAAAGAGTATGTCATATAAAAGCTCACAGCTTGTTGAGAATCTTGGAGGTACAAGCCTTGGAGCAAACAGGTCTGTCCAGATCGTAAAGGCGGGAAACCGTCTGTTGATTGTTGGAGTAGGAGAAAATATTCAGCTGTTGAGAGAAATAGACGATCCAGAAGAGTACGATCAAGTCATCCAGGAGTATAACAATAAAATGGAACAGCTTATACAGCCAAGCGATATTGTGACAAAGTTGCTTAAAAGAGCGAAGAAAGATGGCAGCGATCCACAAAGTTCCAACTTTTCCGCATTGCTTAAAAGTCAGCTGAATGACATGGCGAGCGGACGAAAGAAGATGCTTGAGGAGATACAAAAGAAAGGATCAAAGAACGATGAATGA
- the flgD gene encoding flagellar hook assembly protein FlgD has translation MVNSINSSYLLSNLQKERKAGSDILGKDDFLKILMTQLQNQDPLNPMQDKDFIAQMATFSTLEQITNMGKSIDRFVQAEQQNKMISYSQFVGKEITWHKIDSADGQETIKQGNGKVASVQFKEDTVSFILEDGTVLEPANISQINELSSENHMLQASMLIGKSVTYVDENKQEKSANVLSVSFKNGKTSYLLDDENKTSIISSQITKIQ, from the coding sequence ATGGTGAACTCAATTAATTCTTCTTATCTGCTATCGAATCTTCAAAAGGAAAGGAAAGCAGGTTCGGATATTCTTGGGAAAGATGATTTTTTGAAGATCCTGATGACCCAGCTTCAGAACCAGGATCCTTTGAATCCGATGCAGGATAAAGATTTTATAGCACAAATGGCAACATTTTCGACACTTGAGCAAATAACGAATATGGGAAAATCCATCGACCGATTTGTACAGGCTGAACAGCAAAACAAAATGATTTCCTACAGCCAGTTTGTAGGCAAGGAGATTACTTGGCACAAGATTGATTCTGCTGACGGCCAGGAAACGATTAAACAAGGAAATGGAAAAGTTGCCTCTGTCCAGTTCAAGGAAGATACAGTTTCTTTTATTCTTGAAGATGGCACTGTTCTGGAACCCGCGAATATTTCGCAAATCAATGAGCTTTCAAGTGAAAACCATATGCTGCAGGCGAGCATGCTGATTGGCAAATCTGTTACCTATGTAGATGAAAATAAACAAGAGAAATCAGCTAATGTCCTGTCTGTCTCATTTAAAAATGGAAAAACATCCTATTTGCTGGATGATGAGAATAAAACAAGCATCATTTCTTCACAAATCACCAAAATTCAATGA
- a CDS encoding flagellar hook-basal body complex protein, producing the protein MLRSMYSGISGMKNFQTKLDVIGNNIANVNTYGFKKGRVTFKDTMNQTISGASAATQNKGGKNPMQVGLGSTIASIDLIDTQSSLQTTGRALDLAISGDGYFVVKQGQSQMYTRAGNFYLDDNGTLVTGDGLKVQSLNNGILEDITVNVNALLPAKQTTELVMKGNLPEDAKGASELLQQLKVVDGNGIEHVIDMTIKPDGANGAATGNWTVSFVDKSIPVADPTQPNPNITTVNIQIPTNTAQNITLNLNNGSGTAVPFTVALPLGGLTVDGGSMDANAYPDGNTQGALESFNIGSTGEINGVFSNGLVLTLGQLALAKFSNPSGLSKVGNNTFQESVNSGTANINVPGEGRGSIAAGALEMSNVDLSEEFTEMITAQRGFQANTRIITTSDEILQELVNLKR; encoded by the coding sequence ATGCTTCGTTCAATGTACTCAGGAATCAGCGGAATGAAAAATTTCCAGACTAAACTTGATGTCATCGGCAACAACATCGCCAATGTAAATACATACGGCTTCAAAAAAGGCCGTGTCACTTTTAAAGATACAATGAATCAAACCATCTCTGGTGCTAGTGCTGCGACACAGAATAAAGGCGGAAAGAACCCGATGCAGGTAGGCCTTGGGTCTACAATTGCAAGCATCGATTTGATCGATACTCAATCAAGCTTGCAAACAACAGGTCGCGCTCTTGACCTTGCCATTTCAGGTGATGGATATTTCGTCGTAAAGCAAGGACAATCACAAATGTATACACGTGCCGGAAACTTCTATCTGGATGATAATGGTACGCTAGTTACTGGTGATGGATTGAAGGTTCAGTCTTTGAATAATGGAATCCTAGAAGATATTACAGTTAACGTTAATGCGCTCTTGCCAGCTAAGCAAACGACTGAACTGGTGATGAAAGGCAATCTTCCAGAGGATGCTAAAGGGGCATCTGAACTGCTTCAGCAGTTAAAAGTCGTTGATGGAAATGGAATTGAGCATGTTATTGACATGACTATAAAGCCAGATGGTGCAAATGGTGCTGCAACAGGTAATTGGACGGTCTCTTTTGTTGATAAATCGATTCCGGTCGCTGATCCTACTCAGCCGAACCCCAATATCACGACAGTAAACATCCAGATACCGACAAATACCGCTCAAAATATTACTTTAAATCTTAACAACGGGTCAGGTACAGCTGTACCATTTACCGTTGCATTGCCGCTTGGTGGCTTAACTGTCGACGGCGGCAGCATGGATGCAAACGCCTACCCTGACGGCAACACCCAGGGTGCTTTGGAAAGCTTCAACATCGGCTCAACTGGTGAAATCAATGGAGTATTCTCAAATGGATTAGTCCTCACACTTGGACAACTTGCGCTTGCTAAATTCAGCAACCCGTCAGGTCTTTCCAAGGTTGGGAATAATACTTTCCAGGAATCAGTCAACTCTGGAACAGCGAATATCAATGTTCCTGGAGAAGGCAGGGGATCCATCGCGGCAGGTGCACTTGAAATGTCCAATGTAGACCTTTCTGAAGAGTTCACCGAAATGATCACGGCTCAGCGTGGTTTCCAGGCAAATACAAGAATCATTACTACATCTGATGAAATCCTCCAGGAGCTCGTGAACTTAAAACGATAG